GTAGTGCCAATATATACTTTATAAGATAATCGTATATAAAGGGCTGCATGCTGCATGCAGAACATTAGACTACATATAAATGCATCGATCGATATCTTCATGCACGATTGGTTAAATTATAGGAGGACGAGTACGCGCGTACGTGCATGGTCTGAATTTTGGAAACAATAACAAGTTTTTATGGTTGCAATATTGAAACCTTGAAAACGCGTTACAGGTAGTAAAGCTTGTACTGAACGAAGACGTTCATGCCTTCCACtttgcattaatatatattgcaaaAGGATCTCTAGCTGACTACGTATATAATAATtagcaaaataatatatatatatatatatatatatatattatatataggttTATCATGACGGCCGGTAAAATCAACGATATACTGTATCTtcattataaaatcaaaatcaaattgaTTTAATAAATATGAGCCTTGGTGGTTAAGATGCCTCCTTAAAAGTTGTTGACTTCTAATTTGCTGCCTTTTATGTAGGCCTTTCCAGCAGCTAGCTAGTCGTCTTTGTTACTCATGAAATTAAAGTGGCCtaatttttttctgttttatatataattaatgtacGTATGGCGGGTTGGAGGGGTTAGGAGCCCCGGCCATTAGGGCTAAGGCACGACCTTAATTGCTTTTAGAACAGGTGGCTTCATGTCTTTCACGTGGTTGTAGATAAGAGATCAAGAGGATACAAAAGTAAATACAAGGCAAGAATAAATTGACATTATGACCTCAATTCTCAAACCCCAAAATTGCTGTAAACCCAATTAAAATTCTACCATAGATAGCTGGGGCAGGCAGGGCAGCTCATTAATGAAAAGCTAGGAAGTAACGTTGGCGGGCCCCATTTCCATAAAATACTACTAGCTAGCCATCAAGAATATATTTGCATGTTCTGTTTTATGATCGGTTGTAGACAGACATCATGCATGGTATTTGAATCTGAAGTCACAATATGTAGTCATATTTAGTGGACCAACCATTTAAGATAATTTAAGATAGAAGGGTTAAAAGGCGTTTTCAATCATCCTAGATAAAAAGTAAAACTATATATGATTTGGGAAATTCTAGCACTCTCGAGATCCTTAATGTAAAACTCATATTGTAACCCTTATTTGATGTTGCGTGTAGTtatatcatttaattttcttttaaattataataatattactgacatatataaaaatatctgtCATGTCAACAATATTATCCAAACATTACATTTGGGATATTACAGTAGGAGTAGCAGGACACTTATGATTTTTGCAGTATGCTAGATGATTACTTGAGCTTCACGATACATTCTTTCTTCCAAGGCTTATGAGCGGTGGATTAGGTACTTTTCATTCTGcaaaatggagagggagagtTAAGTACCCCAACTGATCCCGTATATATATGGGCAGAACCGTACGTTACTCCAAAGAAGTAAAAACTTATGTATTTTCCCAAAATGCAATTCATCAAAAACCCTGGATCTGTTGGGTGGGTACTGGCTTAATTTGCTTTCAATGGCAGATCATGTACTTCGAAAGGAAGAATGAACAAAAAGATTAGGTACTGAGCCCAATCTTGTCACACTTCTCAAGCTAGATTATTATATAGTCGTTTTAGAAAATTTCTGGAGACGTACGTGTTTGCATAAATATGCAGGCTAGGGGATTGAATGACAAAACTCCCTCATCATTCCCTTTCGATCGATATGTCAACATCCAGGCAAACGTACCTGGTTTCGTACATTGTTAACCATAAGCTTGGCTCTTTTAGCAATTCATGCAGTTAAGAAGCAGAAAGAGAGAGCAAGAAAAACAAGAGCAAGGCTCATGATGAACGACAACATTTCCATTTATACAAGAAATTAtcaatacatgaaatatttatctAACAAGTACATATAATATGAAACTGCAAGAACAATGACCGTACGTactgatgatatatatatatatatatatatataatatccacAAGGCCAATTAGAGATCATCTATTAGCCTGTGTGAAAAAGGGTTAATCTTCACCGTTCAATCAAATGCTGCTCACGATCATCACAACGTACCGCCTCTGTTCGGATCTCTATAAATAAATCTTTCTTCTCTCTACATTAATACCGCTAATTGATTATTAAAACTCAAAGATTAAACTTTAATGTACATCTATGATTTATACCGTGGGGATGACGTAAGAGAATCACCTTCCCTTGTATAAGTGCACAAATAATCcgtacaatcattttaaaaatgataaataaatatagatctacgtgaaaaaaaaattaaattcttaatatataatagatctacaatttttaaaatgactacaCATACTCGTACACTCTACAACcgtaaaaatcatttctcatccAGTAAATATACGTACTACCATCCCTTCAGTTATTTTTTAGTCCCCACGAGGAGTTACCATGCATTTAAATTACAGATATGCCCTCCCGATGATCAGCAAGCATAGAACTCTACGAGTTCGTCCAGTGACTCGGGCTGTGGATCGGCATTCTCGAGCATCCAGAGCAAGTGCTCAAACAAGACCACCTCGCAAGCCACGTTGACGGTGTCTTCCGAGTCGCCGGAGGCTGACCTTTCCACGAGCTCCCTGAAGAGCGGGTGGTCAACCACGTCGGAGCCGACGAGGTAGCGCCGGCGTGACTTTCCGACGTAGACTGGGTGGAGGTCACTGGAGATGGCACTGGAGGAATCATTGTCCACAACAGAGGAGATGGAGCTAATGTTGGGACGGCTAGCAGCTTGCTTGCTGAAAGAATTCCATTTCTTGAGAACTGACTTGAGCTTGGTTAGCTTGCCAACTTTGGCCATCGATCTTTTACGCTATCTATATTGCCTGGATGTGATCGTGGTTTCGAGAAAATTAAGAATGAGACAGAAAGAGGCTTTGGAAAGGAAGCTGGGAGAGTTGGGATCTTGGCAAGGGGGCTGAGAAAGGGAAGGGAAGGTTCGTGTACATATATAGGACGGGAGAGGACTGAAATGGCCGTAAACTTGATTGCATTTCTGAAAAAGGCATAATATAATTTGGCAAGAAAATGTAGTGACAATGAAGggaattttacataaataaatataaatctaAGAAAGTAGGACCCTGTATGGCCCGTTGTTCACTAaaggggcaaaaaaaaaaaaaaaatgttgagaaaagaaagggaaaagaatgaaaatgaaaaacaaatcccatacttttgaaaagaaaaacaataggaCTACATGGTAAGTTTCAGTTATTCGAGAGAGCTTTTGTGCACTTTTGCCGTTTCTTTATCTACcaacatataaaaaattgtagttTTCAATAACAAATGATGGAATCCTCTACTAAGAACCAAATTAAACTAATTGTAacctatttaatatatttttattttattggggAAAGTGTTGGTGAAAGCGATAGGCATGTGCAAGAGTGTGGTCATGAAGCTCTCCAACCTAttaatctaatattttaatatttttctcttggaGAAATTTCGAAAAAGTAAACTAATTAACTATAGGAAGAGGATGCCCTCTACCTTAAAAAAATATGGACCAACCGGTACGTGCTAACTACCAACAAGAGAATATATAGTGGCTGATCATCATGAGTACTATTTTAATTTTGGGGGACCcgactaatattataataattaaaaactttttttaaataattatatgatcaaGATGTTCACTTAGGAATAAATAGTGCACGTCTATGATATAATGATTAAttacatgaaaaattatatgtgaaggaaagaataagaatatttaaattccCAGCTTCTAACTTTTGTAAAGATATTGATCATGATCTTATGTTTTCAGCTTCTACGAAATTGTTAGTATTTTAGTATTGCAAGgaaaattatgtatttaatGATGATTTGGGCCTAATTAAATTTGGATTTAACATATACGTAAAGgaagaattattaaaattttaaaatttactatGGATTTTAATTTGGGAATTAATTAAATGCAGTATTGTCAttacacactacaagaaaaatgactttttgcaTCACTTAAATAGGATAcgaaaaattcaaaatgattaccaaaatattttttgcaaccattttatattttttgcattCAATTTAGGtgatacaaattttttttttttttttttagtgttggggGAGAGCTAATATTTTCAATACGGATTCAAGAGGGTGAATTAGTTCTCTAAAGTCTTGGGTGGGTGGTCATGACCCTGTCCACCCCTTTATCatgataatgaaaattatttatatatctccTACACCAAATATCaataaatgatttattatttttgtctttttatttaaacacatattaatgtttaaatatgtatgtttaaataaaatgacaaaaaatgataaatcacatgtTAGTGTGTGGAATAGAGGATTATAAGTAGTCTTTCTCTCTTATAATATCTAGATCCATGATTTTGCCCCCTTAgactaattattattatgataaGAATTAGGACTATTCATCCGGGCCGATTTTTATCAGACCCAGCCCAGTACCCAAATTTCTGGTTGCGATTTTCAGCCCGAGCCAAAACCCGTATTTATAAAACCGCATATACCTGGTCCGAACCCGAGTATGAAACTCGAGTTCCGTATTATAACCCGGTTAACtggatttgaataaaaaaaaaaatcccttatcatcactctctctctccctctttcccTTGCTATTATCTCTACGCCGAAAATCCCTTTATCATGataatgaaaaattttgtttatatatctTCTACACCAAATATCaatatgtgatttgtcatttttgtctttatatttaaacacatatttAAGCAATACATATTAATGTTTAAATAtgtatgtttaaataaaatgacaaaaatgataaatcatatGTTGGTGGATCGTGTAAAAGATGATACGTCGtatttttctcttataatatCTAGTACTaccactatatataatattacatatatggtgcaaataaaagagagaaaataaattaagatatccCAGCGGTAATTTTGAAGGGGCAAAATCATAGGACCAACTATATATGATCATTGAGAAATCCTAGGGACCAATCCAGCTAttaaaaccaaaataataacCATGCGCCACGTAAGAGGTTTATTGGGCAAAATTTGCATCTGCATACACCCGATCAGATGACTCTCCCCTCTCTCACTCCTTCGTATTccctttctccctctctctttccacTCAATTCCTGAAGCTCTCGACCCCCTCATCCCGCACGGCGCTCAACCCAAACGGTAGCAGAGCTCGATTCAGACAATGATGAAGACCTAAACGGTAATCTCTCTCAATAATCTTTTTCAGTTTttgctttttaaaatttttctatcgACGCTCTCTCGATAATCTTtctcagttttgagttttgaaatttgtctCTAAGTTTTATTACTGTCATGATTGTCTCTCGGTGATTTTGTTATCTTCTTATTACCAAGGATTTCTCTTCTTAATCTCATGTCTATGACTTTGAAGTATCAATTTGAGGGATGGAAATGAAGCCCTAATTAGAACGATAGTGGAGTTTCTTACcagatcaaaagaaaaaaaaaaacaactcttGATCCTCATTCTAGCCTCTAGTCAGTAGGATAAGGGCAATGGAAAATAACTGGGTGTTTGAGAATGGTTTGTTGGAAGAAATTTAATAGTTCATTAGGGGTTTCTTTATTTGAAGTTTCTTTATGCGTGTGGGTCAAGTGGTCTGAAAAAATAGAGATGTCGGCGTCGGACTGAGATGGTGGCTATGGAACTAAGCTTTGTTGGGCGGCAAGGATTGATGGCTGTGCAAAGTGACGCTGAGCTTGGAGCGAAGACGGAATGAACCTGAGAGTGAATGGAGATGCTAATTTCTGTGTAGTGCTTCTAATGATCATGTGTGGTGAGGTGTAAAATATTTATGCTGTTTCAGCTTACGTATCGCCTTGTGAATGGCAGGCTGCTTTTCATGCTTTGACAAATGGACCGCTCCACAGCGCCTCACATGAACATTTTCCTCACACATATATACGTGACAAGCTAGCTACTAGCCTACTATCTAGAATGCTTGAGGATAAATACTAACCGAAATCCAAATATCACATGATCTATGTAGTGATTTACATGATCCTGGAAATTAAATCATTGGGATTCAGTTCTTTAATAAAGGATTGAAGAATAAATTAGCAGACAGCTTGTGAAGAATGAATTCTGCTGTGACACTCATCTGCATGTGGAAACTACTTGGTgttatataaatagaatagtAAATAAGCTTTAATTACATGGACTATAATTCTGTGTTTTGATCAATAACTCCAACTTATTAGATTACAAAGGCTCATcaacatgatcatgatcagtatTTGAAGAGATCTTGTGTTTAtcatgatttttgaaattttataatcGCCAGAAAAAGTGACTTTGTTGTAGTGACTTGAGGCCCTCGCCTATGCATGGTTTAAAGTGGGTTTAAAGATAcaaaacaaatatgaaaattgaaataaatacaCGAAAGAATGGGAAAGTAGcctaacaaacaaacaaattaaaaacataggttaaataaatctaacaagATGACACATGACTTTATAATTTACTTTCTTCataagtaatattttttgtcttaaattaaaacaagaaaacaagtatTTATGATGGATTATTTACGACGATAATGACTATTTAAGATGAAAACAGACTCATTTTGACcagaaatagtcattttcgcAAGAAATAACTAGCTACAAATTAAGTAGTTTTCTTATAGTGGAGGTGCGGCctataagaaaatataaaggTTATAGGCAAACGTTAGAAAGACAGAAAGGATAGAAAAATCAATTCAATATAGAAAGActtattgataaattttatttaagtatggacaatatatatatatatatatatattaaatcaagtcaagcaaaagacttaatagaaaaatattcatAAGAAATTTAGAAATCTATTCGTTGAGAGAGGGGTCGACCAATTAGAAATGATTAtgtaaattttcttaatttgaaaatattaatatagatttctttatgacatatttataattaattagatccgagatttgctaataaaatgagaaaaacatGATAGGAAATAATGTATTAACCGTTAATTAAACCCGACCTTGacaatgaaaaattgaaaataattttgcatTTTAGTAGGTTAGAAGaatattgtttaaatttaaataaacttcacaatttaatacttttaatctaatttttatttatcctATTATATCAAAGATAAAAGGGCCCATTTCAAATTTGAGCTACAAAAATGATATACCACCAACTTGTTAACAATTTTTATATAACTActgattaaaataatatatatatatatttaattttagtttgaattttattttaatttgatatatttaaatgtGGTTGTAACCCTGCTTTATTTTTGTACGGGGCCGCCCCTGCAGTTGACTCATGTTTATCCTCATCTTCGTATAGCTGCAACATGCACTGGCCGCCGGAAAATCGATCATGAAAACCCTGATCCCACAAGTTCAACGTGGAGGACAGAAAATCGATCGAGCCATGCCATGCCACCTATAATAGAATAGCATAATAAGAATACATGAACTTAAGAgggcagatttttttttttttttttttctaagtaatcaaacttcattaaaataaaaagatgataTATGTTAGGGAGTGAGGTTCCTAACAAATATCCCAATACAACAACTACagtacaaaaaaagaaaaaaaaaaaaaaaaaggttttgatATCAATTTCTTAGTCACAATCCAAGCCTTATAAAGAAACCACCGTTTTAAAAGACGTTATGAAGGTAAGTCATCGCTAGGTACCATCTTACTACAATATTcgaatttaaatattatatgcaTATAGGTGATTAATGGGATCGAGTACCATTATTTTGTAGAGAAATTTTTgcctttttataataattttaatgagCTTCAACTAGTAATGCTATAACGTTCACTAATTCTAAAAGACTAATCtttttacaatttaaattaagatgtgGCTTGACTTTTCttgaattattgtaaatatctttgttaaaatataaaattagaaaatggtTATGCTATATAAAGTTTCGGAGTGAGCAGTCTCTAcgtatttattttgaaaaaaagtagaggccgctatcattaaaaaataattttttcgttTGAGTTCaagatttatcaaattttttttatcaaaatgaataGGCGACTTtgtatttcaaaaatataaatatcattcTTAGAAAAAGGATTATACAAAGAGTTTTGTGGCTTCTTCTAATTCGAGAAATCCGGAAATTATAGGGAAGAGTTTAATCTTTTATCTTTCCCAATGACACGAGTTGTAAGTCtttcaaaaagaataagatttctatttcaaaatttagaagaaaaaaaaaatgatttctctctttctcatccATGAAAAAGTTTAAATAGAACTAATTAGAGTTTAACGTAAATGTGGATTTTACATTCTTCAATCAAAATTGACATTGGTTATAATTAATGAAATAGACTCACCCACACACAATTAaagcattaatttatataaaaattaaatttaaaaaaaatacatgcatgGGGTGGCACAGGCCGGCCACCTGAAGGCCGGGTGCCCCTCCAATATGGGTCGGTTGACAACCCCTGCCTAAGCGTCAAGAATCAAGATCCACCCCTAGGCAGGGGAATCTTTGCTAGAAAATGCTAAATCCCCCATTGGGGATCCCGTTGGgagcacatttttttttttttgatcattaagaaaaaattgtttaatattattgtgaattttttatatttttttaaatatttaaaagcattaaaaaatgatgtaaaaaaaaataaaaatagaattttttttttttaacctagcGAGCCCCAGCGGTGTAGCACTCTCCATCTTTGCTACCCATTGTCGTGATAATGATATCCTCCCTGGCACAGGGTGAATGGCAGACACCCCAGGTCGAAGTATTTTTGGACTGCTCTTTTGGTTTAGGGTAATGCTTATCCCACGTCTAAAAAGTGGCcatcgatttttttttaattattattatttttttgtaggggttttaattattattatttagtaatttaattttttttaataatattataatttttttaaaaatattttaaaatgtaaaaaaatatatataaaaaaaagaaaaatattcatttgTAGCATtgtctcttttaaaaaataaaaaataaaaaaacattgagGTCCTTACGTGGAGATTTGGGGTTGGAGGGTGCAAAATCAAGTTTTACACCATATCCTATCACAAAGAATGCTCAATTAATCAGACCTCAACCTGTATAAGAAGTACGTACTAAATCgacaaatataaattataaaaaattatcttataactaataatatatgcTTTGATATGAtaggaaaaaatctattttgtaataataaaaaatactaaaattatacaTATCTAATTACTAACTCACATAGGTTTTCAAgtttataaatcaaaatatttcttaacttttttctaTATAAGAAGGTTGtggttattttatatatagtttagagactcttcaatttttgtttaaagAACACTAGGTTGTTTTTAAAAAGGCTAGGTTGTTTAATTTACCTGATGAGTGATGAGAAATCATACTTTATAAAATCATGTATTCATACTCGGATTTGAGAaaacatttttttgaaaaacataaagaaCACTagattctatttatttttaaactccTATGTTTTTAGCCATGTGGTTTGCGAATCTCATTTTTGCTATAATTGATGTTTTTAAGGAGTGTACATGATCTTTTTATTAAATCTCTTTCTTCAAACCAATGATAGGAAATTATTAGACACCGAACAATATATATCTTGTACTGTCGTGCCGACTGGTACTGTCGTGCATGGGTATATTAATTAGAGAGATTGAACTGACCGAACCAATCTGATCTTGTTATGTCGATGCTTGTTTCAGAGATAAAACGAAAAGTGatttaatgaattaataagacCATTACTTTTGAAAAACAGACAAGAATTAAACTTAGAAAAACATGGGTGCGTGAGACCAAAAGAGACAAAGGTACTGTGGATCAAGATTCTTCATGCATGCCTTTGTTAAAATAACTTGCATTACTTGTCTAGCGATCGTCATGAGATATTAGGTAATTGAAAGATGTTCAGGTTTTGTCAGAATCAACGAACAGAAGCTTATTTTGGAGGGTAATGGAGTTTGATTCTCTTTTTGAAACACAATCTTATATTTGCAGGATATGCAACCAATAATATTACATAAACAGAAGCGTAGAATTGATCACAGTATCACAAGTCTTtgatctgtctctctctctctccctgcaCTTGAGGTCAGGTGCATGACAGCATGTGCTTACAAAATTCAGGAAGAGATCGTTTTGAGATTATCGAGGTTTCAGGCATGTGCACGCTTAAGGTTATGATCAATCTTTGCAAAACGTACAATGCAAACCTTTGTCAGGAAGCTGCTCAAATGCTTCCAACACACAGCTagcttataattaatataaatatcagAATCTCGTCATTAAGAACTGAGCATATTATAGAGAGATTCAATTAATAGGAAAATTTAATTGGTTCTTTTAGATAAACATcacatgcatgctgcatgaCGTGGATCACTCGATCATCAACTTGGAGCCGGACAGCTTCGATTTTTCACATCTCCCCAGCTCATGTGTATGTATTTGGCCATCAGTGCATGTACATTGTAAGTTTGCATGCTATTTATTAATGCAACTAATTGACCATTGGTGCAATATTTGACAAtgtcttataaaaatatataataactttgtcattttaatactattattttaaCTTGGAATTAAGATGAATAGTAAAGTTAATAGTACTGTCTAAGCTCGATCGGACGCTATATCAAGATCTAAAATTTAATTGAAGCAGACCCGTAGTACTCATGTGACAATAGACAGTGAACCGTAATACAAACATGAGAGATTTTATACGGGAAAAATCACGAAAGGCAAAATGTAAGCAGTACCATTGATGTGAAGACTACTGCATCAATAATTATCATGAACAACGCTTACATAAACGATACTCAGTAATGCTTGAGAGTTACTGATGGACAGGTAATGAAGTTCGATGCATGCGCGGGAATATCGATCGATGGCTTTTATTAATTAAAGGTTTGACAACAACATGGAATCGAACCCGCTCAATTAATCTAACACAACCTAGCTCGTCCAACGTTTAGACTATAGTATGTAAATTGACAGCCAAGAGCCTAATGGTTTGATGGGATATGATACAATTGTTTAAATGAAAATCTTATTTCGAAATCCCCCAACTCctgtatcaaaaaaataataaaaagtactgTAAATTGACGTTATTTTTTTCTCGAttgatttaaaatctttgttaCATGTGGTATGTGCCAACCAGATATTTAACGAGGCCCATGCATCTTCCGCAAAAGCAGTTAACTTGGTAGGCCCAATCTAAATCAGAATGATGTCCAAGGGC
This is a stretch of genomic DNA from Carya illinoinensis cultivar Pawnee chromosome 3, C.illinoinensisPawnee_v1, whole genome shotgun sequence. It encodes these proteins:
- the LOC122305665 gene encoding auxin-responsive protein SAUR76-like, with the translated sequence MAKVGKLTKLKSVLKKWNSFSKQAASRPNISSISSVVDNDSSSAISSDLHPVYVGKSRRRYLVGSDVVDHPLFRELVERSASGDSEDTVNVACEVVLFEHLLWMLENADPQPESLDELVEFYAC